From one Catellatospora sp. IY07-71 genomic stretch:
- a CDS encoding ribose-5-phosphate isomerase — translation MRVYLAADHAGFELKAHLLTELQAKGYDVVDVGAHAYDAEDDYPSFCLHAGHRVVTDPGSLGVVIGGSGNGEQIAANKVPGVRAALAWNIDTATLCRQHNDANVVGIGARQHSLEEATAIVEAFLSTPFSQADRHSRRIEQVALFEKTGELPPLPN, via the coding sequence ATGCGCGTATATCTTGCGGCGGACCACGCCGGATTCGAGCTGAAGGCCCACCTGCTCACGGAACTGCAGGCCAAGGGGTATGACGTGGTCGACGTCGGCGCGCACGCCTACGACGCCGAGGACGACTACCCGTCGTTCTGCCTGCACGCGGGGCACCGCGTGGTCACCGACCCGGGCAGCCTGGGCGTGGTGATCGGCGGGTCCGGCAACGGCGAGCAGATCGCCGCGAACAAGGTGCCGGGCGTGCGGGCCGCGCTGGCCTGGAACATCGACACGGCCACCCTGTGCCGCCAGCACAACGACGCCAACGTGGTGGGCATCGGCGCGCGCCAGCACTCGCTGGAGGAGGCCACCGCGATCGTGGAGGCGTTCCTGAGCACGCCGTTCTCGCAGGCGGACCGGCACTCCCGGCGGATCGAGCAGGTCGCCCTGTTCGAGAAGACGGGCGAGCTGCCGCCGCTGCCGAACTGA
- a CDS encoding DUF1015 family protein, whose product MTVVHPIHTAWLTTGATGAQNYDEFADDAEITEIIAANPRSALAVEMPHRAPDSLGSSFTDSLPAAVARLTEAKDAGAYRAAQDVVVLYAITAPDGATAYGLWSMVDTDQISTSADEPGLVIRNEDVFLEKVRERVALAQALGHLLSPVLLLQTGRGDELHAALAEAVAQAGEPAATDVDPSGRTHAIWPLPAGPQADALRALAGGGDLVVADGNHRSLAAQTGGYERFLAVVTTPASVAIQPYNRLVHKLDVTVEELLARLEKAGATVGEGTAEVPATGGTIHLYAGGRAYAVTLPRDPAGSVVDNIDHALVERVLFGEALDLEPGDKRITYVGGDYPASWLTGEVDAGRAALAVLIAPVTVDDFVEVNLARQKMPRKSTWFTPKARAGLVVAQLP is encoded by the coding sequence GTGACAGTCGTACACCCGATTCACACGGCCTGGCTGACCACCGGGGCCACCGGCGCGCAGAACTACGACGAGTTCGCCGACGACGCCGAGATCACCGAGATCATCGCCGCCAACCCGCGTAGCGCGCTCGCCGTCGAGATGCCGCACCGGGCGCCGGACAGCCTGGGCAGCTCCTTCACGGACAGCCTGCCCGCCGCGGTGGCGCGGCTGACCGAGGCCAAGGACGCCGGGGCATACCGCGCCGCGCAGGACGTGGTGGTGCTCTACGCCATCACCGCGCCCGACGGCGCCACCGCGTACGGCCTGTGGAGCATGGTCGACACCGACCAGATCTCCACCAGCGCCGACGAGCCCGGCCTGGTCATCCGCAACGAGGACGTGTTCCTCGAGAAGGTGCGCGAGCGGGTGGCCCTGGCCCAGGCGCTCGGTCACCTGCTGTCGCCGGTGCTGCTGCTGCAGACCGGCCGCGGCGACGAGCTGCACGCGGCGCTGGCCGAGGCGGTCGCCCAGGCGGGCGAGCCGGCCGCGACCGACGTGGACCCGTCGGGGCGTACCCACGCGATCTGGCCGCTGCCGGCGGGGCCGCAGGCCGACGCGCTGCGGGCGCTCGCGGGCGGCGGCGACCTGGTGGTGGCCGACGGCAACCACCGCAGCCTGGCCGCGCAGACCGGCGGCTACGAGCGTTTCCTGGCCGTGGTGACCACCCCGGCGTCGGTGGCGATCCAGCCCTACAACCGCCTGGTGCACAAGCTCGACGTCACCGTCGAGGAGCTGCTGGCCCGGCTGGAGAAGGCCGGCGCCACGGTCGGCGAGGGCACCGCGGAGGTGCCCGCCACGGGCGGCACGATCCACCTGTACGCGGGCGGCCGCGCCTACGCGGTCACCCTGCCCCGGGACCCGGCCGGCTCGGTGGTGGACAACATCGACCACGCGCTGGTGGAGCGGGTGCTGTTCGGCGAGGCGCTGGACCTGGAGCCCGGCGACAAGCGGATCACCTACGTCGGCGGCGACTACCCGGCCTCCTGGCTGACCGGTGAGGTCGACGCCGGGCGGGCCGCGCTGGCCGTGCTGATCGCCCCGGTGACCGTGGACGACTTCGTCGAGGTCAACCTGGCCCGGCAGAAGATGCCGCGCAAGAGCACCTGGTTCACCCCCAAGGCCCGCGCCGGCCTGGTCGTGGCCCAGCTGCCCTGA